The following are encoded in a window of Streptomyces sp. 11x1 genomic DNA:
- the aroQ gene encoding type II 3-dehydroquinate dehydratase, with product MPRSLAHAPIMILNGPNLNLLGQRQPEIYGSDTLADVEAMCAKAAGAHGGTVDFRQSNHEGELVDWIHEARLHHSGIVINPGAYSHTSVAILDALNTCDGLPVLEVHISNIHRRETFRHHSYVSLRADGVIAGCGVQGYVFGVERVAALAGASRADA from the coding sequence GTGCCCCGCAGCCTGGCCCACGCCCCGATCATGATTCTCAACGGCCCCAACCTGAACCTCCTGGGGCAGCGCCAGCCAGAGATCTACGGCTCGGACACCCTCGCCGACGTCGAGGCGATGTGCGCCAAGGCGGCGGGCGCGCACGGCGGCACGGTGGACTTCCGGCAGTCCAACCACGAGGGCGAACTGGTCGACTGGATCCACGAGGCCCGGCTCCACCACAGCGGGATCGTCATCAACCCGGGCGCCTACTCGCACACCTCCGTGGCGATCCTGGACGCCCTCAACACCTGCGACGGGCTGCCGGTGCTGGAGGTGCACATCTCCAACATCCACCGGCGCGAGACGTTCCGGCACCACTCGTACGTCTCCCTGCGTGCCGACGGGGTGATCGCCGGGTGCGGGGTACAGGGCTATGTGTTCGGCGTGGAGCGGGTCGCCGCGCTCGCCGGGGCGAGCCGGGCGGACGCCTGA
- a CDS encoding amino acid ABC transporter ATP-binding protein, translating to MESVRKTFGGSVVLRDVDLEVAPHTVTALIGASGSGKSTLLRCANLLEDIDDGAIWLDGEEITDPRVDQDAVRRRIGVVFQSYNLFPHMTVLDNITLAPRRVHGVPRAEAEERARALLERLGLGGKAGAYPDRLSGGQQQRVAIVRALAVRPRLLLLDEITAALDPELVGEVLNVVRDLKADGMTMVLATHEMGFARDVADQVCFLDGGVVLERGTADEVFGDPRQERTRQFLRRIVEAGRL from the coding sequence ATGGAGTCGGTGCGCAAGACCTTCGGCGGCTCGGTCGTGCTGCGGGACGTCGATCTGGAGGTCGCCCCGCACACCGTGACCGCGCTGATCGGCGCCTCCGGGTCCGGCAAGTCGACGCTGCTGCGGTGCGCCAACCTCCTGGAGGACATCGACGACGGAGCGATCTGGCTGGACGGCGAGGAGATCACCGACCCGCGCGTCGACCAGGACGCGGTGCGGCGGCGGATCGGCGTGGTCTTCCAGTCGTACAACCTGTTCCCGCACATGACGGTGCTGGACAACATCACCCTCGCTCCGCGCCGGGTGCACGGCGTCCCCCGCGCGGAGGCCGAGGAACGGGCCCGGGCCCTCCTGGAGCGGCTGGGGCTGGGCGGGAAGGCGGGCGCGTATCCCGACCGGCTCAGCGGCGGTCAACAGCAGCGCGTGGCGATCGTGCGCGCCCTGGCCGTACGCCCCCGGCTGCTGCTCCTCGACGAGATCACCGCGGCCCTCGACCCGGAGCTGGTCGGCGAGGTCCTGAACGTCGTCCGTGACCTGAAGGCCGACGGGATGACGATGGTGCTGGCCACGCACGAGATGGGCTTCGCCCGTGACGTCGCCGACCAGGTCTGCTTCCTGGACGGCGGCGTCGTGCTCGAACGCGGCACCGCGGACGAGGTCTTCGGCGACCCGCGGCAGGAACGTACGCGGCAGTTCCTGCGCCGGATCGTCGAGGCGGGCCGCCTGTAA
- a CDS encoding MBL fold metallo-hydrolase, with protein sequence MTYSGAVKVGGPADVHELQSLMISKVAVGPMDNNAYLLRCRATDEQLLIDAANDAGTLLTLIGDDGIASVVTTHRHGDHWQALAEVVAATGARTYAGREDAEGIPVPTDVPVDDGDTIRVGRVELTARHLVGHTPGSIALVYDDPHGHPHVFTGDCLFPGGPGRTTRPEEFNSLMGGLETKLFDVLPDETWIYPGHGNDTTIGTERPHLAEWRARGW encoded by the coding sequence ATGACGTACAGCGGAGCGGTGAAGGTCGGCGGTCCTGCGGATGTGCACGAGCTGCAGAGCCTGATGATCTCCAAGGTCGCGGTGGGCCCGATGGACAACAACGCGTATCTGCTGCGCTGCCGGGCCACCGACGAGCAGCTGCTGATCGACGCCGCGAACGACGCCGGCACGCTGCTCACCTTGATCGGTGACGACGGGATCGCGTCCGTCGTCACCACGCACCGGCACGGCGACCACTGGCAGGCGCTCGCCGAGGTCGTGGCGGCCACCGGCGCCCGTACGTACGCCGGCCGGGAGGACGCCGAGGGCATCCCGGTACCGACCGACGTACCGGTCGACGACGGCGACACGATCCGGGTGGGGCGCGTGGAGCTCACCGCGCGCCACCTGGTGGGACACACCCCGGGTTCGATCGCCCTGGTCTACGACGACCCGCACGGACATCCGCACGTGTTCACCGGGGACTGTCTCTTCCCGGGCGGTCCTGGTAGGACAACACGTCCGGAAGAGTTCAACTCCCTGATGGGCGGCCTGGAGACCAAGCTCTTCGACGTCCTGCCCGACGAGACGTGGATCTACCCCGGCCACGGCAACGACACCACCATCGGCACGGAACGGCCCCACCTCGCGGAGTGGCGCGCACGAGGCTGGTAA
- a CDS encoding maleylpyruvate isomerase family mycothiol-dependent enzyme, translated as MMDHARDLASVCEATDRLLSAVADLDDAAVTEPSRLPGWTRGHVLAHLARNADALVNVFEGRPMYISGEARDADIERDAPRPLQTHLTDVRDSAHRFQDAASLSQDWSRTVELRNGVLDTADRLPWRRRIEVELHHVDLGIGYELEDLPGEFAQREINFLANRFRDHPGVPALMIRQDDGRLIPTGDVRSTTPERLQSGEHLMITGTRADLLGWLAGRRDGTALGVEGGTLPSLPPL; from the coding sequence ATGATGGATCACGCCCGCGACCTGGCCTCTGTATGTGAAGCGACGGACCGGCTACTCAGCGCGGTCGCCGACCTGGACGACGCGGCTGTGACCGAGCCGTCACGACTGCCCGGCTGGACCCGTGGTCACGTCCTCGCCCACCTCGCCCGCAACGCGGACGCCCTGGTGAACGTCTTCGAAGGGCGCCCCATGTACATCTCCGGCGAGGCCCGGGATGCCGACATCGAGCGGGACGCGCCGCGCCCCCTGCAGACCCACCTCACCGACGTGCGCGACAGCGCGCACCGCTTCCAGGACGCGGCCTCGCTCTCCCAGGACTGGTCCCGCACGGTCGAGCTGCGCAACGGAGTCCTCGACACCGCGGACCGGCTGCCCTGGCGGCGCCGGATCGAGGTGGAGCTGCATCACGTGGATCTGGGGATCGGGTACGAGCTGGAGGATCTGCCGGGTGAGTTCGCACAGCGCGAGATCAACTTCCTCGCGAACCGGTTCCGTGACCACCCCGGGGTCCCCGCACTGATGATCAGACAGGACGACGGGCGCCTGATCCCCACCGGAGATGTCAGGTCCACCACTCCGGAACGACTGCAAAGCGGCGAACACCTCATGATCACCGGCACCCGGGCCGACCTCCTCGGCTGGCTGGCCGGCCGTCGCGACGGCACCGCGCTGGGCGTCGAAGGAGGCACGCTCCCCTCGCTGCCCCCGCTATAG
- a CDS encoding amino acid ABC transporter permease, producing the protein MTVVKQDPGPEDADTDDRGDPPGADDGYVPSRRRLDRERYKRDRARRATAVAALSTLVTAVVLYLVVVGAPGWPRTKETFFSAEYAREALPRVLEGLWLNVRLLLVCGAAVLVLGMLIAVARTLRGPVFFPLRVLAAAYTDFFRGLPLIINLMIVVLGVPALRLQGVTVDPVLLGGTALTLTYSAYVAEVFRAGIESVHPSQRAAARSLGLTNRQALRHVVLPQAVRRQVPPLLNDLVSLQKDTGLVSIGGAIDAVRAADIIVGRSLNYTPYIVAGLVFVALTIPMTRFTDWVTARMDRQRAQGGTT; encoded by the coding sequence GTGACCGTGGTGAAGCAGGATCCCGGCCCCGAGGACGCGGACACGGACGACCGCGGCGACCCGCCCGGCGCGGACGACGGCTACGTCCCCTCGCGCCGACGGCTGGACCGGGAGCGCTACAAGCGCGACCGGGCCCGCCGGGCCACCGCCGTCGCCGCCCTGTCGACCCTGGTCACGGCCGTCGTCCTCTACCTGGTCGTCGTGGGCGCCCCCGGCTGGCCCCGCACCAAGGAGACCTTCTTCAGCGCGGAGTACGCGCGCGAGGCGCTCCCCAGGGTCCTCGAAGGGCTCTGGCTCAACGTACGGCTGCTGCTGGTCTGCGGCGCCGCCGTGCTCGTCCTCGGCATGCTCATCGCCGTCGCGCGGACCCTGCGCGGCCCGGTGTTCTTCCCGCTGCGGGTGCTGGCGGCCGCGTACACCGACTTCTTCCGCGGGCTGCCTCTGATCATCAACCTGATGATCGTGGTCCTGGGCGTCCCGGCGCTCCGGCTCCAGGGAGTGACGGTCGACCCGGTGCTGCTCGGCGGCACCGCGCTGACGCTCACGTACTCGGCGTACGTCGCCGAGGTGTTCCGCGCCGGCATCGAGTCCGTGCACCCCTCCCAGCGCGCGGCGGCCCGCTCGCTGGGCCTGACCAACCGGCAGGCGCTGCGGCACGTCGTGCTCCCCCAGGCGGTTCGCCGTCAGGTGCCGCCCCTGCTCAACGACCTGGTGTCGCTGCAGAAGGACACCGGCCTGGTCTCGATCGGCGGTGCGATCGACGCCGTACGCGCCGCCGACATCATCGTGGGCCGCAGCCTCAACTACACGCCCTACATCGTCGCGGGACTGGTCTTCGTCGCCCTGACCATCCCGATGACCCGCTTCACCGACTGGGTCACGGCCCGCATGGACCGGCAGCGGGCGCAGGGAGGGACGACATGA
- a CDS encoding ABC transporter substrate-binding protein, whose amino-acid sequence MRPVLRAARSPRRAASAAIAALLAVVAVGCAPQPEEDATGSASSSASGASCAKGDLSTKTSGKLTIATDQPAYEPWFKDDDPKNGEGFESAVAYAVAKQLGYDKADVVWQSVPFNKAFAPGAKTFDLDINQVSISDERKKAVDFSSGYYDVRQAVVALKDSAAAKATSIADLRKLHLGAQVGTTSLNYIEDVVKPTRQAAAYAKNDQAKSALKNGQIDAIVVDLPTAFYITSAEVTDARIVGQFENQGGTPEQFGLVLDKGSALTSCVTTAVDALREDGTLTKIEQEWLSDAVDAPVLK is encoded by the coding sequence ATGCGTCCTGTCCTGCGAGCCGCGCGCTCCCCGCGCCGTGCCGCCTCCGCCGCCATAGCCGCCCTGCTCGCCGTCGTCGCGGTGGGCTGCGCCCCGCAGCCGGAGGAGGACGCCACCGGCTCGGCCTCCTCCTCGGCGTCCGGAGCGTCCTGCGCCAAGGGCGACCTGAGCACGAAGACCTCCGGCAAGCTGACGATCGCCACCGACCAACCGGCGTACGAACCCTGGTTCAAGGACGACGACCCGAAGAACGGCGAGGGCTTCGAGTCGGCGGTCGCGTACGCCGTGGCGAAGCAGCTCGGCTACGACAAGGCCGACGTCGTCTGGCAGAGCGTGCCCTTCAACAAGGCCTTCGCACCGGGGGCGAAGACCTTCGACCTCGACATCAACCAGGTCTCGATCAGCGACGAGCGCAAGAAGGCCGTCGACTTCTCGTCCGGCTACTACGACGTGCGCCAGGCCGTCGTCGCGCTCAAGGACTCCGCCGCCGCCAAGGCGACGAGCATCGCGGACCTCAGGAAGCTGCATCTGGGCGCCCAGGTCGGCACCACCAGCCTGAACTACATCGAGGACGTGGTGAAGCCCACCCGTCAGGCCGCCGCGTACGCGAAGAACGACCAGGCCAAGTCCGCGCTGAAGAACGGCCAGATCGACGCGATCGTGGTGGATCTGCCGACCGCGTTCTACATCACCTCGGCCGAGGTGACGGACGCGAGGATCGTCGGCCAGTTCGAGAACCAGGGCGGCACGCCCGAGCAGTTCGGGCTCGTCCTCGACAAGGGCAGCGCCCTCACCTCCTGCGTGACGACCGCCGTGGACGCCCTGCGCGAGGACGGCACGCTGACGAAGATCGAGCAGGAGTGGCTCTCCGACGCCGTCGACGCCCCGGTCCTCAAGTGA